A genomic stretch from Desulfotignum balticum DSM 7044 includes:
- a CDS encoding efflux RND transporter permease subunit, producing MLRSFFIDRPIFAVVISIVILLAGVMALRALPVEQYPDVVPPQVVVTAIYPGASAQVMAESVAAPLEKEINGVDNMIYMESTAMDDGYLQIVISFEFGTDPDQAAINVNNRVQAGLPRVPQMVRDQGVRVEAQSTNILMLPVMYSPDGSRDTLFISNYALLNVLEELVRLPGVGDASLFGSQDYSMRIWLSPDKLSEFQLTPSDVARAIREQNAQFAAGRIGAEPSPENQAFTLTITAQGQLTAPEEFENIILRTGENGSVLRLKDVARAELGAQMYAFSAVYNARPAVPFGVYLQPGANALDTARRVHETMDALAADFPDGVAYTVAYDTTEFVELSIKEVIITLLTAVVLVVFVVFLFLQRFRATLIPVAAIPVALIGTFAGMLVLGFSVNLLTLFGLVLAIGIVVDDAILVMENVDRLMQEQGLKARAAAIETMKQVVGAIVSTTLVLVAVFVPAAFLGGLTGEMYRQFAVTITVSVVISSVVALTLTPAMCALLLDGQRRKISRPFVFFNRVFEKLTLAFIWGVTRILRHPVLGCALFAGIIAGALFLVLRMAPGLVPQEDQGVAMVVYQLPPVSSLPRTEQVRNTLTHIMMELPEVQDFTAMAGFDIFAGSLRSNAGIGFVNLTDWDHRKKPSQDAAAIARKVMGLGFGIPEANIIAFTPPSIQGLSLTGGVDGYLVFRGDVTAQKMETLASQLMAAANERPELVNARTTLNTGIPRYHARLDREKARDMGVPVNQVFETMQSTFGSLYVNDFTLLGRNWQVNLQSEKEFRSRPEDLNKVFVRSDQGRMLPLSTLVTLESLTGPDVINRYNVNHAARILADAAPGYTTGQAKQAMEAVAARVLKNGTTSIGWVGEAFQLDAAEGAGGLAFGLGLIMVFLILAANYERWTLPAAVGTAVPFGVLGAALAATLQGFPNDIYFQVGLLVLIGLSAKIAILIVEFAAQNRDAGMTTADAALMAIRQRFRAIIMTAGTFVIGTLPLVFATGAGAASRREIGAVVVGGMIMVSILALMFVPLFYKMMDDLSIWWQQRSADPADKGGNHA from the coding sequence ATGCTCAGATCTTTTTTCATTGACCGGCCTATTTTCGCGGTGGTGATATCCATTGTGATCTTACTGGCCGGCGTGATGGCCCTGCGTGCTCTGCCTGTGGAACAGTATCCGGATGTGGTGCCGCCCCAGGTGGTGGTGACGGCCATTTACCCGGGGGCCAGCGCCCAGGTCATGGCCGAGTCTGTGGCCGCTCCCCTGGAAAAGGAGATCAACGGTGTGGACAACATGATCTACATGGAATCCACAGCCATGGACGACGGATATCTGCAGATTGTGATCTCTTTTGAGTTCGGCACAGATCCGGATCAGGCCGCCATCAACGTGAACAACCGGGTTCAGGCCGGCCTCCCCCGGGTACCCCAGATGGTCCGGGATCAAGGGGTGCGCGTGGAAGCCCAATCCACCAATATCCTCATGTTACCGGTGATGTATTCTCCGGACGGCTCCCGGGACACTTTGTTTATCAGCAACTATGCCCTTTTGAATGTGCTGGAGGAACTGGTCCGCCTGCCCGGTGTCGGCGATGCTTCGCTGTTCGGATCCCAGGATTATTCCATGCGCATCTGGCTGAGTCCGGATAAACTGTCCGAATTTCAACTGACTCCGTCTGATGTGGCCCGCGCCATCCGGGAACAGAACGCCCAGTTTGCGGCCGGCCGGATCGGGGCGGAACCATCGCCTGAAAATCAGGCTTTCACACTGACCATAACGGCCCAGGGACAACTCACAGCCCCGGAAGAATTTGAAAACATCATTCTGCGCACCGGGGAAAACGGCAGTGTCCTGCGCCTGAAGGATGTGGCCAGAGCGGAACTAGGTGCCCAGATGTATGCGTTTTCAGCCGTGTACAATGCCCGCCCGGCCGTCCCTTTCGGGGTATATCTCCAGCCCGGCGCCAATGCACTGGATACGGCCAGACGGGTGCATGAGACCATGGATGCACTGGCCGCGGACTTTCCCGACGGGGTGGCCTACACGGTGGCTTATGATACCACGGAATTTGTGGAGCTCTCCATTAAGGAAGTGATCATCACCTTGTTGACAGCCGTGGTATTGGTTGTTTTTGTGGTGTTTTTATTTCTTCAGCGGTTCAGGGCCACCCTGATTCCGGTGGCCGCCATTCCTGTCGCGTTGATCGGCACTTTTGCCGGAATGCTGGTGCTGGGATTTTCCGTGAACCTGCTGACTCTGTTCGGACTGGTGCTGGCCATCGGTATTGTGGTGGATGATGCCATTCTTGTAATGGAAAATGTAGACCGGCTCATGCAGGAACAGGGATTAAAAGCCAGAGCGGCGGCCATCGAAACCATGAAACAGGTGGTGGGAGCGATTGTTTCCACCACTCTGGTGCTGGTGGCGGTGTTTGTGCCGGCCGCTTTTTTGGGGGGACTGACCGGTGAAATGTACCGGCAGTTTGCGGTCACCATTACAGTATCGGTGGTGATTTCCAGCGTGGTCGCACTGACCCTGACCCCTGCCATGTGTGCACTGTTACTGGATGGACAGCGCCGGAAAATTTCCAGACCCTTTGTTTTTTTCAACCGGGTGTTTGAAAAATTGACCCTGGCCTTCATATGGGGGGTGACCCGGATATTGCGCCACCCGGTACTCGGCTGTGCTCTGTTTGCTGGTATCATTGCAGGCGCCCTTTTTCTGGTATTGCGGATGGCCCCCGGCCTGGTTCCCCAGGAAGATCAGGGCGTAGCCATGGTGGTGTATCAACTGCCGCCGGTATCTTCCCTGCCCAGAACGGAACAGGTGCGGAACACCCTCACCCACATCATGATGGAACTTCCGGAAGTCCAGGATTTCACGGCCATGGCCGGTTTTGATATCTTTGCCGGATCATTGCGCAGCAACGCCGGCATCGGATTTGTCAACCTCACTGACTGGGATCACCGGAAAAAACCGAGCCAGGACGCGGCCGCCATTGCCCGAAAAGTTATGGGTCTGGGATTCGGGATCCCGGAAGCCAACATTATCGCTTTTACGCCGCCGTCCATTCAGGGGCTGTCCTTGACCGGCGGCGTTGACGGGTATCTGGTGTTTCGCGGAGACGTCACTGCGCAAAAAATGGAAACTTTGGCAAGCCAGCTCATGGCAGCGGCCAATGAACGTCCGGAACTGGTCAACGCCAGAACCACTCTGAACACCGGCATCCCCAGGTACCATGCGCGGCTGGACCGGGAAAAAGCCAGGGATATGGGTGTCCCCGTCAACCAGGTATTTGAAACCATGCAGAGTACGTTCGGTTCCCTTTATGTCAATGACTTCACCCTGCTGGGCCGCAACTGGCAGGTCAACCTTCAGTCGGAAAAAGAATTCAGAAGCCGTCCTGAAGATTTAAACAAGGTTTTTGTCCGGTCGGACCAGGGACGGATGCTGCCCCTAAGCACCCTGGTCACCCTGGAATCGTTGACCGGCCCGGATGTCATCAACCGGTACAATGTCAACCACGCCGCCCGGATTCTGGCGGATGCCGCACCCGGATATACCACCGGCCAGGCCAAACAAGCCATGGAAGCGGTAGCTGCCCGGGTGCTTAAAAACGGCACCACCAGCATCGGATGGGTGGGGGAAGCTTTTCAGCTGGATGCTGCAGAAGGCGCAGGCGGTCTGGCCTTTGGGCTGGGTCTGATCATGGTGTTTCTGATCCTTGCGGCCAATTACGAACGCTGGACCCTGCCGGCAGCCGTGGGCACGGCCGTGCCTTTCGGTGTACTGGGTGCGGCCCTGGCGGCAACTCTTCAGGGATTTCCCAACGACATCTACTTCCAGGTGGGCTTGCTGGTACTCATCGGACTATCAGCCAAAATCGCCATTTTGATCGTGGAATTTGCGGCCCAGAACCGGGATGCGGGAATGACCACGGCAGACGCGGCCCTTATGGCGATCAGGCAGCGGTTCCGGGCCATCATCATGACCGCCGGAACCTTTGTCATCGGTACCCTGCCCCTGGTTTTCGCTACAGGTGCCGGGGCTGCCAGCCGCCGGGAAATCGGAGCGGTGGTGGTGGGCGGCATGATCATGGTCAGCATCCTGGCATTGATGTTCGTGCCTTTGTTTTATAAAATGATGGATGATCTTTCCATCTGGTGGCAGCAGCGGTCCGCAGACCCTGCCGATAAAGGAGGGAACCATGCGTAA
- a CDS encoding efflux RND transporter periplasmic adaptor subunit, producing MPENDAATLRRARKAMKTAAAKENGFSAQVILPDGEPYAHMGTIDFTASTIDAATGTVSARAVFPNPDHILMPGGFVRIRILLQRLKDVAVIPEQAVGRSHSGSQVFVVNKDGKAMRRDVTLGPVVEGRQVILAGLDDGEQVVVAGHVALQDATPVLVKDPEQTKEAS from the coding sequence CTGCCGGAAAACGATGCCGCCACTTTACGCAGAGCACGGAAAGCCATGAAAACTGCCGCGGCGAAAGAAAACGGATTTTCCGCACAAGTGATCCTGCCGGACGGTGAACCCTATGCCCACATGGGAACCATTGACTTCACGGCCAGCACCATTGATGCTGCCACCGGCACGGTATCGGCCCGGGCAGTATTTCCCAATCCCGATCATATCCTGATGCCTGGGGGATTTGTCAGGATCCGTATTCTGTTGCAGAGGCTCAAAGATGTGGCAGTCATTCCGGAACAGGCTGTGGGCCGTAGCCATTCCGGCAGCCAGGTGTTTGTCGTAAATAAGGATGGAAAAGCCATGCGGCGTGATGTCACTTTAGGACCGGTGGTGGAAGGCAGGCAGGTGATACTGGCCGGACTCGATGACGGGGAGCAGGTGGTGGTAGCCGGCCATGTGGCCCTGCAAGACGCTACACCGGTTCTTGTGAAGGATCCGGAACAAACCAAGGAGGCCTCATAA
- a CDS encoding efflux RND transporter periplasmic adaptor subunit, with translation MFLKFFRLFNYKTVLLVLLPVLGFTACGQGDVQDAPGRQQPPPRITVFQIQKMDMDVFRNYPAKIHGSKQVQVRARVQGILKEKRYSEGGFVSENDILFIIDPQPYQIALRKAEAALADARASFDHTKREWERHARLFEKNAVSQRERDQALTNFELARAHLSMSEAALDDDQRNLSYTQVRSPVAGVTGMEDVSEGNLIEWGGAAHHHHPERSGACKVFPAGKRCRHFTQSTESHENCRGERKRIFRTSDPAGR, from the coding sequence TTGTTTTTAAAATTTTTCCGATTGTTCAATTACAAGACGGTGTTATTGGTGTTGTTGCCTGTATTGGGATTTACGGCCTGCGGGCAGGGAGATGTTCAGGATGCCCCGGGCCGCCAGCAGCCACCGCCCCGGATCACGGTGTTCCAGATCCAGAAAATGGACATGGATGTTTTCAGAAATTATCCGGCAAAGATCCATGGGTCGAAACAGGTGCAGGTCCGGGCCAGAGTTCAGGGGATACTCAAAGAAAAACGCTATTCAGAAGGCGGATTTGTGTCGGAAAACGACATTCTTTTTATCATTGATCCCCAGCCCTATCAGATTGCCCTTCGGAAAGCGGAAGCAGCACTGGCAGATGCCCGGGCCAGTTTTGATCATACCAAAAGGGAATGGGAGCGCCATGCCCGGCTATTTGAAAAAAATGCGGTCAGCCAGCGGGAACGGGACCAGGCCTTGACAAACTTTGAACTGGCCCGGGCCCATCTATCCATGTCCGAAGCAGCTCTGGATGATGATCAGAGGAATCTGAGTTATACCCAGGTTCGATCTCCTGTTGCCGGCGTGACCGGGATGGAAGATGTGTCCGAAGGCAACCTGATTGAGTGGGGGGGGGCTGCTCACCACCATCACCCAGAAAGATCCGGTGCATGTAAGGTTTTCCCTGCCGGAAAACGATGCCGCCACTTTACGCAGAGCACGGAAAGCCATGAAAACTGCCGCGGCGAAAGAAAACGGATTTTCCGCACAAGTGATCCTGCCGGACGGTGA
- a CDS encoding sigma-54 interaction domain-containing protein, with protein MDEKEFFRQATLEISSSLMIEVAMERCLDFLKRHVPASGMVFGMYDPNLNVGRVLAAIWPPHLKKPGDTIHFPSEFWEWMKNRWKEAPGITIINDVHQEDVPTRQTMSLIWPAETSHLIMDLELEGERLGSFGIFVEEKHRYHDRHAHLISLLHDPFSLAMSNIIQHQEIRRLTDMLADDNRYLHRELLKVTGDTIVGADFGLRDVMQMVGQVAPLESPVLLMGETGVGKEVIANAIHSSSSRRNHPYIKVNCGAIPENLIDSELFGHEKGAFTGAIARKRGRFERAHTGTIFLDEVGDLPLVAQTRLLRVLQQHEIERVGGSGPIPVDVRIISATHRNLAWMVKSGEFREDLWFRLNVFPIVIPPLRSRTEDIPALLAHFLEHKSKELKIRHLPSPAPGTTEACQAYEWPGNVRELENLVERALIFSQMPGNDGFLRFDILSSAHMPVPAGTDQCPDQAIRPLDEVMADHIENALHHSGGRVEGKNGAAQLLGLHPSTLRGRMRKLGIHHGKSRQSSRRTGRSPCRALNGRHWNRHKCTPDKTDFHLKETP; from the coding sequence ATGGATGAAAAAGAATTTTTCCGCCAGGCAACCCTGGAAATATCAAGCAGCCTGATGATCGAGGTGGCAATGGAGCGTTGTCTGGATTTTTTAAAACGACATGTACCGGCATCGGGTATGGTGTTTGGTATGTATGATCCGAACCTGAACGTCGGCAGGGTTCTGGCTGCTATCTGGCCGCCCCATCTCAAAAAACCCGGGGATACCATTCATTTTCCTTCGGAATTCTGGGAGTGGATGAAAAACAGGTGGAAAGAAGCTCCGGGAATCACCATAATCAATGATGTCCACCAAGAAGATGTTCCAACCCGGCAGACCATGTCCCTGATCTGGCCTGCAGAAACGTCTCATCTGATCATGGATCTGGAACTGGAAGGGGAACGGTTGGGCTCGTTCGGTATATTTGTCGAGGAAAAACACCGGTATCATGACCGTCATGCCCACCTGATATCGCTTCTGCATGATCCGTTCAGCCTGGCCATGTCCAATATCATCCAGCACCAGGAGATTCGGAGACTGACGGATATGCTGGCGGATGATAACCGGTACCTTCACCGGGAACTGCTGAAAGTGACGGGGGATACCATCGTGGGCGCGGATTTCGGTCTCAGAGATGTCATGCAAATGGTGGGGCAGGTGGCGCCTTTGGAAAGCCCGGTATTGCTTATGGGAGAGACCGGGGTGGGCAAGGAGGTGATTGCCAATGCCATCCATTCTTCTTCTTCCCGCAGAAACCATCCCTATATTAAAGTGAACTGCGGTGCGATTCCGGAGAACCTGATCGACAGTGAATTGTTCGGTCATGAAAAAGGCGCGTTCACCGGAGCCATTGCCCGAAAACGGGGACGGTTTGAAAGGGCCCATACCGGGACGATCTTTCTGGATGAGGTGGGGGATCTTCCCCTGGTCGCTCAGACCCGATTGCTCCGGGTGCTTCAGCAGCATGAAATAGAGCGGGTGGGGGGCAGCGGTCCGATTCCGGTGGATGTGCGTATCATCAGTGCAACCCACCGGAATTTGGCTTGGATGGTGAAATCCGGAGAGTTCAGAGAAGATCTGTGGTTCAGACTCAATGTGTTCCCCATTGTCATTCCACCGCTGCGCAGCCGGACTGAAGATATTCCCGCACTATTGGCCCATTTTCTGGAGCACAAATCAAAAGAATTGAAAATACGGCACCTCCCCTCTCCGGCTCCCGGGACCACTGAAGCGTGTCAGGCCTATGAATGGCCCGGCAATGTACGGGAATTGGAAAATCTGGTGGAACGGGCACTTATTTTCAGTCAGATGCCGGGAAATGATGGATTTTTGCGGTTTGACATACTGTCATCGGCCCACATGCCGGTACCAGCCGGAACGGATCAGTGCCCGGATCAGGCCATCCGCCCGCTGGATGAAGTCATGGCCGATCATATTGAAAATGCATTGCACCATTCCGGGGGTCGGGTGGAAGGAAAAAATGGGGCTGCGCAGCTACTGGGGCTTCATCCGAGCACCCTGCGGGGCCGCATGAGAAAACTGGGTATCCACCATGGAAAAAGCCGGCAGTCGTCTCGGCGAACAGGTCGATCCCCGTGCCGTGCGCTCAATGGCAGGCATTGGAATCGACATAAGTGCACACCGGACAAAACGGATTTCCACCTAAAAGAGACACCCTGA